Proteins from a genomic interval of Gossypium hirsutum isolate 1008001.06 chromosome A09, Gossypium_hirsutum_v2.1, whole genome shotgun sequence:
- the LOC107890180 gene encoding protein DOG1-like 3, whose amino-acid sequence MSVLPSSGSATYMDSGNQNPDTFNNFFERWLVEQNQHLRELVAASRQQSSVDEQSLRCLVQRVLDHYEHYYKAKAKWGKQDVLAMLSPSWTSKFEDAFLWIGGWRPSIAFHLLYSKSGMQLEDQLDELIRGMGRGDLGDLSPTQLSRINELQTKTIREEKEISEKMAKHQESVADSSMVELSHLVSEMMRKGDEDGVDVEKDKVESAMESKEEGLKEILLRADDLRLRTLKTVIHILNPIQSVHFFIAAAELHLRIHEWGKQIDHKHHQPS is encoded by the coding sequence ATGTCTGTACTACCTAGCAGTGGTAGTGCCACCTACATGGATTCAGGCAACCAAAATCCCGACACTTTCAACAACTTCTTCGAGCGCTGGTTGGTGGAACAAAACCAGCATCTTCGAGAACTGGTTGCTGCATCCCGGCAACAAAGCAGTGTCGATGAGCAGAGTCTACGGTGTCTCGTCCAAAGGGTATTGGACCATTATGAACATTACTATAAAGCCAAAGCCAAGTGGGGTAAACAGGATGTGTTAGCCATGTTATCACCTTCATGGACCAGCAAGTTTGAAGATGCTTTTCTTTGGATCGGTGGGTGGCGACCCAGTATAGCTTTTCACTTGCTTTACTCAAAATCAGGGATGCAATTAGAAGACCAACTCGACGAGTTAATTCGAGGAATGGGAAGGGGTGATTTGGGTGATCTTTCACCAACTCAGCTCTCGAGGATCAACGAGTTACAAACCAAGACCATTAGGGAAGAGAAAGAGATAAGTGAAAAGATGGCAAAGCATCAAGAATCGGTAGCTGACTCGTCTATGGTTGAGTTATCTCATTTAGTGTCTGAAATGATGAGGAAAGGGGATGAAGATGGTGTTGATGTTGAAAAGGATAAAGTTGAgtcagccatggaatcaaaagaGGAAGGATTGAAGGAGATTTTACTAAGGGCTGATGATCTTAGATTGAGGACATTGAAAACCGTGATTCACATATTGAATCCCATCCAAAGTGTGCATTTTTTCATAGCTGCTGCTGAGCTGCATCTTAGGATTCATGAATGGGGCAAGCAGATAGACCATAAGCATCATCAACCATCCTAA